The Epinephelus moara isolate mb chromosome 21, YSFRI_EMoa_1.0, whole genome shotgun sequence DNA window aaaatacttCTGAGCACTTATTAGGCGATTTATACTATGTACAGCATTTAGTTGTTAAGATTTGCTCATTTGTATGTGCAGAGTGCAAAGGCAGTATGATGGATTCATCACCGATTCCTCACCACTGCGTGCTTTTATACCGCAcgtaaaaaaaagtattattatttttatttatttaacccttATTTAGCCAGGGAAACCCATTGAGACCGAGGTTATAAtttgaagaaaaatgaaaaaacagcaaaaagaagACAGTAAAACATCAGTACTTAAAACATTCACATACCTCAACATCAAGCTCATGAAACAGATTTCTGAATAAGCTCAAGGAGACAAGGGCATTTAGTTTAGCAGTCTCCTGGAACTTATTCCAGGCATTAGGCACACAATAGCTAAAGGCAGTTTTTCCCAGTTCAGATTTGACTTGTGGCACCTCAAGGACTAACCAATCCTGAGATCTTGTCTGATAGAGATTAGAACACCATGCAGTGAGCGATGTCATGTAATTGGGCAGCTTTAAAATAATAGCTTTATACACTAACAAAGCAAATGCTTCCTTCTCCTAGCAGCCAGGGATGGCCAACCCACTGCCTGGTGAAGGTTACAATGATGTGTTCTGAAGTGATCACCAGTAATAAAATGGAGTGCTGAATGATATACAGTATCAAGCTGTATCAAGGTGATAGAAGCAGTGTGCATATAAATAATATCACCATAATCAAGTACAGGCAGGAAGGTAGATTGTACTCACAGCTTTCCATTTTCAGACGAAAAACACAATCTGTTTTTATAAAGGAACCCAAGTTTCATCCTTAAGCTTTTTGCTAGCTCATGAACATGAGGTTTAAAGGAGAGCTTTTCATCAAAAAAAACTCCAAGATAGGCTACTTATAGGAGGATACCCTTTCTATTTCAGAGCCGTCCAAAGTGCTAATTTCGAAATGAACTTCCTCCATAAAGCAGGATCTAGAGAATGGAATAAATTTTGTTAAAACATAGCGCAATGACATCATAACGAGCTACAGTCTTATGACATTGAAAACAAAAGCCTTACATTTCTGCttcaaaaagaatgaatgctaTAGCtatcataattatttttttccaatctATCTAAACAGAATAATGCAACTTACAGCCTTTTAAACAATTTGAAATTGTATTTTGttattataaattataaataagGAGAGTATTTTCAGTGCCTTAGTACTGTCAAAttactgacaaaaaaatgaaaatatatgcTAGTAGCTCCTGTTCTGTTACCATGGACAGTCACCATAGTAACGGACACAACAGgtaagttttcatttttttgttataaAGATCACCTTTTATATGATATGTCGATGTATTTATGTAGCTACATTTATCCACAACAGACATTGGAGGAACATTATTGGTAAGAGTATGTCAATCTGAATCACCGGTAACCTACTTGTATAAACTGTGTCAGTTTAAAACTGGACAGAAGGGGTGCCATTGTTTACACTTCATTATTAATTAGGcagggctctgtgtgtgtgtgtgtgtgtgtgtgtgtgtgtgtgtgtgtgtgtgtgtgtgtgtgtgtgtgttcgtgctTGTCACACATTATTTACAGAGCAAACATGAATAATAATCAGTAAAACAGTTAGGGCTGAGAGTGTGCGGTGGGGGTGGCCTGAAGGGTGCTGCTTGGGGCTTCCAAAAAGGCTCTGTCCGGCACTGCAGAGAGCCACAGGCATGCACATCGAATGCTGCATGTAGCCTTATAAAGCATAACACCAGGGGCCGGATAACCGAGATAAAAAGAAGGCTGGCGAGAGGTCAAAGGAAAATGTCGACTTCAGGATATTGCGATAAAATCCGCAGGAGCGTACGATCCTCACAGCGCTGCTCCGAACACTGAACCTGCACTGATCCTGTAACAGCTGGGAGCAGCGCGGGATGTTAGGATGGGTATGATGAACGTGTGTGGATGATGTGCACGCATCAAGGATTAATCCATCTCTGCTAGGAGCGGAGAGACTTCAGGATAAAAATCACCATAACATCTCTTCAACGATCTGTTCTGAATATTCCGGAAAAAGAAGCGGAcgggagggaggcagaggagaggagaggagaggaggaggaggaggaggaggaggtggggagcTCTAGGAGTGAAGGACGCCACCATCGTATCTCTGCATGGCTGCACTACTCTCCTGATTGACCGGCCCGCTGAAGGACCGACAAGCCAAACCCACCGGTGTGAGGACTGACAGTGCCTATATAaagccctgcagcagcagcagccttgcAGCGGGTGTctgtcatcacatcatcatcctcctcctcctcatcttcctccttctcctctttacgacctgcagactgacttggatTAATCATTCTTTTGTGTTATCAGGATAGCATACAGCAGGAGCAGCCATGTCTCACGGATGGGGATACGGATCAACTAACGGTGAGGATCGGACAGCATGTAGCCTGCAGGATGTTCAGGTTAACAGGTTGAAAACATGCTGCCCCACTCTCAACTCACAGACAATGCCATTACTTCAGTAACTACTTCACCACGGTAGTCTGCTTTGTTACAACTTCAGGATAGGGTTGGTACTGACCTATTTAATACCAAACTTAATGCACTGTTTAAACAATGAAACACTGTTATTTTAAATTCATACATTTACAGAATCTGTTGGTCAGTCAGTAGGCCTAGCTATGGTGCAAGTTCTGAAAATCATATGACCAATTTTGAAAAGTGAGCTATTATTAGAGTTAAACTACCCCACCTGCACCTGAACTGGCCACAACATTCACGTTAATACATAAGTAATTTTGATCATTGATCattttaatgctaaaaaaaCTATTACTGAATTATGGATCATAATTATTATATTGAGGTATCTAAAAAGGATCTGAAAATATCTTCCAATAAAGCATCAGAACTGATATACTGTACTTTGTCAGGTACTTTCATTTTACTTTCCATTTTTAATGCTGCTTTAACAGTAATGCAGTAGTAATAATATAACAGTGTTATCATGCTGAAATAGGCAATTCTGCATATTCAATACTTTTGCTTTTGATATTTTGAGTACATTTTTCCGATAATATTTTTCTACTTTATATTACTTTTTGTGAGTGTTTTGCACTACTGTATTGTTACTTTAAGTAAATGATGAGAATGTGACAAAGCTGCAGAGTAAACCTGAGTGGATTTTTAAATGTGGAACTCCTTATTACTCCTTATTTTTGTTGTCATAAATCTGAAATTAGATTGAGAGGTTGGTGTTAAAGTGCTCCAGGCACAAAACAAATTAgaacaggaaaaaacacagtGTGATATACttgtttaacatttatatttcgcatttatttaataaatgtatCTGTAGGACCTGACACGTGGGGAGTAGAATATCCTGTAGCTAATGGGCCCAGACAGTCTCCCATCAACATTGTCCCTAAGGAGGCCAAGTATGACCCCACTCTGAAGGCTCTGAAACTCAAGTATGATCCCTCCAACGCCAGTGGAATTCTCAACAACGGACACTCCTTCCAAGTGGACTTTGTGGACAACACAGACAGTtccagtaagtgtgtgtgtgtgtgtgtgtgtacagtatatatttaCCATTTAAAAGTTTGGAAATAGTTTTTTTGCCCCAGAGTAAGAGATCTGAAATAATCCAAATTTCCATTTGGTCTATTACTCCACACTGTTGCTGTTGCATGACAGGGAAGAAATCATTATCCAATCAGTCTCTaaatatggagttttttgtctgtttgtctttacCTATCCAGTTTCAGCAGAGCTAACCCTAGTCTAGCCTACTGCCACTTTGAATGTTGAAGAACAGCTTTGCTATAGCAACATATTGCCTGTTAATTCCAGCTTGTTACAGGCATTATTATGCGCTTGACACTGGAACAGGAACCTGTTCCTATTTTAGTCTGCACACATTTTCAGGCAAACCCCAAAACGTACCAAGCAGCAACAAAGTGCAGACTGCTGTGAGACTTCTTCTGTTCTTATTTAACTGTTGCTCAGgtatctttgtctctttcagtcGTCAGTCTGGTTTAACTATTATACAGCGTTTCTTTCTCCATGCACAAAACAAACCCTTCATTCAAAATCACATGTAATGAAGACTTTCAAAAACCTAAGAGCATCAGATAACTCTAATCTGACAAGACTCATTGAAGCTTTTGTTGCAGGAGATTCCAAACTTGTGAACAAttagtaacagtagtagtaaCCAGTAAGTTTTAGTATTAGTAAACATTATCTGTCCGTCTTGTTTATGCCTCCACCCCTGCTGTACTGTGGCAGATAAGAGCGTCTGATGATACTTGTTCAGTATCTGGAGGTCAGCAGGACATCAGCaccacctccccctgctgcactcACACTGTTTAACATTGGCAACATTCATCCAACAGCGCAAATCATGACAAGCATGACAATACATTGCATTATGACAAAATCATTATCATTTATGAAACCTGAAGAAACAATATAGTATTTCCCCTTCTTAGTTTTTATGgtctttttcacattttgacttagtttttttttttttttttttttttttttacagttttagaAAAAGCAGCATATTTAATAAGCATATATACTATAATAATATAACACTATGAAAGACTAAGGCCAAATGTCAAAAAGAATATATAGCTTTTTATCTTTGGATCGGTTTGCATTAGTGGAAAcataaagaagtatttcactgtgGAAAGATAGTCTTTTttataaaactaggctgtctataTGGTGTAAAGAACTTACATATACTACTTACATTGTTATGcaacagagctggttgaaaatcagcaaagtatccttTTAATACggcattttattttctgcaaatgAGGCCCTCATTTGACAATAGATAGTGACTTAACAGacatttattaaaatgaaaatcttcTTTATTACTTTAAACCTTGTTTTCCTGAGAATGTCTCTAAtgattctgttgttttgttctaACCAGCCCTGACAGGAGGTCCTATTTCTGGAACGTACCGTTTGAAGCagtttcatttccactggggaGCCAGTGATGACAGAGGCTCCGAACACACTGTCAACGGCATCAAGTTCCCCTGTGAGGTACTGAAGCTACTGGAGCTTCTGCTTACAACTACCACATACAGTAACAGAGCCTCAGTTCATGTTATGAAATGCATAGCTAGGTTGTGTGGTGGTAATTGTGGTTCTATCCTGTCTTTGTCAAGAGGTTTAGGCAAAAATTGTGACAGGAACAGATCTGTTTATAAAGGAATTTCTGGGGtttacattttacagtaaaaaatataCTGGTTGATTTCAGTATCTAGCCCCAATATATTCAAATGTAACTATTTAGTGCTATACCCGACTTAGAGTTATGTCAGTCCAATCAGATTTGGCTGATTAatacaaatattcaacaattcttttatacatatatatatatatatatacatatatatatatatatatacatatatatatataaattaaagtttGTTAAACTTAGAAAGGACTCAGAGGgacattcagtgtgacagtggcaTTAATGTAACATAAACAAGCTAAATGCGCTAATGACAGATCGGTAATTTTTTGCCAatactagatatcaaacaaaagccagagactgtgtcgtgTTAGACCTCGATCACACAGAAGGGATTTTAGCAGCTCGAGGTAGCTTTTGGATTGTGTTTAATGAGAAAGAAGCATTGtgtttaatgagaatgaagctttttgcgtGCTGTTTTTGCGTTGTTACGCACCTCgtgtttctgtgctctaggcGCCTGGCGTTTTTGGCGGactgctctgaactcctcgagttgaaaaaacttcaactcagagtggaaaagaACCCCATGTCATctccactttttttcccatcataagaggcgggccttctgtggtggtcacaacctCAGTTGCAACAgtaaaaaggcgcagcaagcgTTCTTTAACTAGTGAcattccatttaaaaaaaaaaaaaagccagcgCAGTGCGCCTcatgttttgcaacctgcaaaatgatttctgtgtgatcggggccttaaGCTACTGTGAGCTgcaaattcaccacttctaagcagaagagagaagataatgttattgCGAAGCCTTACAATGCagagtctctcctcctctgtgccgctGCATCACGtcagcagctgtctgtaccTAAGCGTGGCATTAAAGTCAAGAGCGCATACTCTGCATTAATATCTGGGGACCAGAACATCCCCAGTGTGTCCAcagcacactgaaaaaaaatacaaataaaaatcagtCCACTGAAGGGTCTTTGACTGATAATTTGAATATctgactttcaaggggcagccctacaatTGTTAGGGCAACagataaaaaaattaataattgaTTCAGTATCCCTCCATCAGAATTTAAGTCCTTGCAGTTCGAAGAGGCCTTTACCAGCATTAAGATCATCATGACGGGACATAGTATTTACATATAAACACGAACTTGGACTCATGACATCAGTATGTCTAAAATTCTGACTGTGGCCCTGCCATGAGGTGAGTAAGAGCGAGTGAATCAGTCATATAAAGTCCTACATTATCAGACCTTTCATAATTGTGCTTGAAAGGCTTGAAAACACTTGCAACTGGTCTCCTCGGCCCACTGTCTCATTCCTTGTTAAATATCCACATTATCGTTTATGTTAGGTTTTGaataaaattacatattgtCTGTTGCTCATGTCTTAGACTTATAACTTTGCCTCTTTTTCTTGCTAGCTTCACCTGGTGCACTGGAACACAAAGTACCCAAGCTTTAAAGATGCAGCCGGCGAGCCTGATGGACTCGCAGTGGTTGGGGTCTTTCTCAAGGTGAGTCATCGATGAGTCACTGACAAGCCATCAGACTGTGACAGCACTACAGACTGGGGGCGGGAAGCTGCCCTGCAAGGGACTATGTAAGCTTACGAGAAGAGCAAAATAATGAACACTGTATTTGAGTATTGTAAAATTGACTGTGTATGTATCTGTTTTGTGTTCCAGATTGGTTCTGCCAATCCCAGGCTTCAGAAGGTTCTGGATGGCTTGGATGCTATCCAGACCAAGGTAAATGTAATGATTGTAGAACTCCTAAAACTATTTGGGAAACAAATAACTCTGCAGTCATGGTTAACAATGAGTAACaatttcttctcttctctccttcctcattCCTTCTTTTCCATCCCTCCTTCCCTGACTCCTGCAGGGAAAGCAGACCGTCTTTGCTAACTTTGACGCAAAGACTCTTCTTCCTGGTTCTCTGGATTATTGGACCTATGATGGCTCTCTGACGACACCTCCCCTGTTGGAGAGTGTTACCTGGATTGTCCTCAAGGAGCCAATCAGTGTCAGCCCGGCACAGGTACCTAACTCGCTTTACCTACATAAAATCAGAATGAGTACTCCACCTGTACAATGCCACATTTTGAGTATAGATATACTTGTGATTTTGCTAGACACGCgtcctgtgtctctctctgatgTGTTACAATCtgaaaggacgcagtaaactcactatcaaCACATCTTAGGGATGCACCCTAttttttccctgataatgctacattgtgaacaacaaatctatGTTGAAATCATAGAAATAAACAATAGACCCCTCACAGTCTGTATAAAATTATCTGCAGACCTAGTTGATATTATAGAGTGATGTGTTGTTCACTGTAGCTAACATCAACCCagttgctgaaaacagctgcacagCTGGACGGATGTCCTAGGGGCGAACAACACTGTCGCTCTGACTTTATCTGTCCATTTACTGCCAAGTGATTTTGTTAAAAGCATGTGTAATTAGAGTTCTGCTGTCTGACACTCAGCTCTCAGCCTGCATTAACCGAACACTTACTTCAACATGTTAGTTTAGCATTAGCATGAGCCTCAGCCTCCAACTCCATGAAATTTGATCACAACTTGATGCTCCAGAGTTGTGACTATCGTGACTTACTCAGTGAGCAGAGCAAGACACGCTGCCACTTTTTTCTTCGTCTGACTGCAGGAAGGTGCGTTTGTTTTCCAGTTTGTGCGGTCCTTTTGGGCAGTCACCAAACACACCTGTAACTCAATATTATTAAAAAGTAAGAGACTCTACCTAGTGGTGGAACCGCACACTACAACAAATCAACACAACATTTAAGTTATACACCACACGACCCTTGTCTTCCGCAGTGTCggttaatatatttttaaatggttAAATTAGAAACAGCAATTAAACGATGATTGATTATTCATTGACATCCCATCTTTAAAGAAATATTCTGATTTGGTGAAATGTGTGAGAGACAAGAAGCTGAAATGACTGAGTAAAGACGTATGGAAATAAACATTCAGCTTTGAACTAATTCTAGTGGTGGATGACCCGAATTTTCTCAACAGAGATTTAAATCTTTCTATAGCTATATCTATGCCTttctgtatatgtatgtaatTTGTTTAATTTCCAGAGACATTGTCTTACATGAATATAACAGTAATTATGACCATATCACATCAAACACGAGTTTAACATTACAATTtgccaaaaacacaaattttattGGGGACCCACTCAAATGACCACCTGTGAGTCTTGGGGACTCCCTAAATTGAAAACCCAATCAACATCATTGTACTTGCTTTTGACTAATTGTACATTTTGGCTGTCCTGTGTACCCTATGATCCTTTTGAGCATTATCAGTATATGTTCTCCAAATCAATGCTAATCATCTGCAGGATACAGCTAAGCCTAGCGGTGTTACAGTTTAGAAAATTCACGGTTAGGTACATTTGTGGTAcagcaaaaaagcaaaaataccagagaattttccttcatttttaaaatttgaatgtatgaaaaataacataatttgggcttttgttttttgtacaaagAGGAATTACAGTCTGGC harbors:
- the cahz gene encoding carbonic anhydrase, producing the protein MSHGWGYGSTNGPDTWGVEYPVANGPRQSPINIVPKEAKYDPTLKALKLKYDPSNASGILNNGHSFQVDFVDNTDSSTLTGGPISGTYRLKQFHFHWGASDDRGSEHTVNGIKFPCELHLVHWNTKYPSFKDAAGEPDGLAVVGVFLKIGSANPRLQKVLDGLDAIQTKGKQTVFANFDAKTLLPGSLDYWTYDGSLTTPPLLESVTWIVLKEPISVSPAQMGKFRSLLFTGEGEPPCCMVDNYRPPQPLKGRQVRASFR